One Pantoea trifolii DNA segment encodes these proteins:
- the rapA gene encoding RNA polymerase-associated protein RapA, whose translation MVFTLGQRWISDTESELGLGTVVAIDTRMITMLFPATGENRLYARNDSPVTRVIFNPGDTITSYEGWQMCVDEVRNENDLMTYIGTRLDTEETGVVMREVMLDSKLVFSKPQDRLFAGQLDRMDRFALRFRARKYHSEQYRLPISGLRGMRTNLIPHQLHIAHDVGRRHAPRVLLADEVGLGKTIEAGMIIQQQLLAGRAERVLIVVPETLQHQWLVEMLRRFNLRFALFDDDRYTEAQHDSDNAFETEQLIICSLDFVRRNKQRLELLADAEWDLLVVDEAHHLAWSEDAPSREYQVIEQLAEKTAGVLLLTATPEQLGLESHFARLRLLDPNRFHDFGQFVEEQQHYRPVADAVSSLLADHAISKDEMNLINDLIGEQDIEPLLQVANSDRDGKEDARKELVSMLMDRHGTSRVLFRNTRNGVKGFPKRELHQIRLPLPAQYQTAIKVSGIMGTRKSAEERARDMLYPEQIYQEFEGDSGTWWNFDPRVEWLMGYLTSNRKEKVLVICAKAATALQLEQVLREREGIRAAVFHEGLSIIERDRAAAFFASEEDGAQVLLCSEIGSEGRNFQFASRLVMFDLPFNPDLLEQRIGRLDRIGQMHDIQILVPWLEKTAQAVLLRWYHEGLDAFEHTCPTGRAIYDKEYNQLIEYLAAPENPQGLDEFVSESRKQHDALKSQLEQGRDRLLELNSNGGDAAQELANAIGEQDNDTDLVNFALNLFDIVGINQEDRSDSLIVLTPSDHMLVPDFPGLPEEGCTVTFNRNQALSREDTQFITWEHPLILNGLDLILSGDTGSCALSLLKNKALPVGTLLVEMIYVVEAQAPKSLQLTRFLPPTPVRLLMDRAGNNLAGKVEFESFNRQLNAVNRHTGSKLVNAVQQDVHEILTQAEKAIVPEAQAIIAAAKVEAEEKLGAELSRLEALRAVNPNIRDDEVEALESNREQVLESLGDAGWRLDALRLIVVTHQ comes from the coding sequence ATGGTTTTTACACTGGGTCAGCGCTGGATTAGTGATACGGAAAGTGAACTGGGATTGGGCACGGTGGTCGCGATCGATACGCGCATGATCACCATGCTTTTTCCGGCAACCGGCGAAAACCGCCTGTATGCCCGAAATGATTCTCCGGTTACTCGTGTGATTTTCAATCCGGGTGACACCATCACCAGCTACGAAGGCTGGCAGATGTGCGTCGATGAAGTCCGCAACGAAAACGATTTAATGACTTACATCGGCACGCGTCTCGACACCGAAGAAACCGGCGTCGTCATGCGCGAAGTGATGCTGGACAGCAAGCTGGTGTTCAGCAAGCCGCAGGATCGCCTGTTCGCCGGTCAGCTCGACCGCATGGACCGCTTTGCGCTGCGTTTCCGCGCACGTAAATATCACAGCGAGCAATACCGCCTGCCGATCAGCGGCCTGCGCGGTATGCGCACCAACCTGATTCCGCATCAGCTGCATATCGCCCACGATGTTGGCCGTCGTCACGCGCCGCGCGTATTGCTGGCGGATGAAGTGGGCTTGGGTAAAACCATTGAAGCCGGGATGATCATCCAGCAACAGCTGTTGGCCGGTCGTGCCGAGCGCGTGCTGATTGTGGTGCCGGAAACGCTGCAACATCAGTGGCTGGTGGAAATGCTGCGTCGCTTCAACCTGCGCTTTGCGCTGTTTGATGACGATCGCTACACCGAAGCGCAGCACGACAGCGACAACGCCTTTGAAACCGAGCAGCTGATTATCTGTTCGCTCGATTTTGTGCGCCGTAACAAGCAGCGTCTTGAACTGCTGGCCGATGCCGAGTGGGATCTGCTGGTGGTCGATGAAGCGCACCATCTGGCATGGAGCGAAGACGCACCGAGCCGTGAATATCAGGTTATCGAGCAGCTGGCAGAGAAAACTGCGGGCGTACTGCTGCTGACTGCAACGCCAGAGCAACTGGGCTTAGAGAGCCACTTTGCGCGTCTGCGCCTGCTTGACCCGAACCGTTTCCACGATTTCGGCCAGTTTGTCGAAGAGCAGCAACATTATCGTCCGGTGGCCGATGCGGTGAGCTCGCTGCTGGCCGATCACGCCATTAGCAAAGACGAGATGAATCTGATCAACGATCTGATCGGTGAACAGGATATCGAGCCGCTGCTGCAGGTGGCGAACAGCGATCGCGATGGCAAAGAAGACGCGCGTAAAGAGCTGGTCTCAATGCTGATGGATCGCCACGGCACCAGCCGCGTGCTGTTCCGTAACACCCGTAACGGCGTGAAAGGCTTCCCGAAACGGGAGCTGCACCAGATTCGTCTGCCGCTGCCCGCGCAGTATCAAACCGCGATTAAAGTCTCCGGCATCATGGGCACACGCAAAAGCGCAGAAGAGCGCGCGCGTGACATGCTGTATCCCGAGCAGATTTATCAGGAATTTGAAGGCGATAGCGGCACGTGGTGGAACTTTGATCCGCGCGTTGAGTGGCTGATGGGTTACCTCACCAGCAACCGCAAAGAGAAGGTGCTGGTGATCTGCGCCAAAGCGGCGACCGCGCTGCAGCTGGAACAGGTCTTACGTGAGCGCGAAGGCATCCGCGCCGCCGTGTTCCACGAAGGTTTGTCGATTATCGAACGCGACCGCGCAGCGGCCTTCTTCGCCTCCGAAGAGGATGGCGCGCAGGTGTTACTGTGTTCCGAAATCGGTTCTGAAGGCCGTAATTTCCAGTTCGCCAGCCGTTTGGTGATGTTCGACCTGCCGTTCAATCCGGATCTGCTGGAGCAGCGTATTGGCCGTCTCGATCGTATCGGACAAATGCATGACATCCAGATTCTGGTGCCGTGGCTGGAAAAAACCGCGCAGGCGGTGCTGCTGCGTTGGTATCACGAAGGGCTGGACGCGTTTGAACACACCTGCCCAACCGGCCGCGCCATTTATGACAAAGAGTACAATCAGCTGATTGAATATCTTGCCGCGCCGGAAAATCCGCAGGGACTTGATGAGTTCGTCAGCGAAAGCCGCAAGCAGCACGATGCGCTGAAATCACAGTTGGAACAGGGCCGCGATCGCCTGCTGGAACTGAACTCCAATGGCGGAGATGCGGCTCAGGAGCTGGCGAATGCCATCGGCGAGCAGGACAACGATACCGATCTGGTTAACTTTGCACTGAACCTGTTCGATATCGTCGGTATCAATCAGGAAGACCGCAGCGATAGCCTGATCGTGTTGACACCATCCGATCACATGCTGGTGCCTGATTTCCCTGGCCTGCCGGAAGAGGGTTGCACCGTGACCTTTAACCGCAACCAGGCGCTGTCGCGCGAAGATACTCAGTTTATTACCTGGGAACATCCGCTGATCCTCAACGGTCTTGACCTGATTCTTTCGGGCGATACCGGCAGCTGTGCGCTGTCGCTGCTGAAGAACAAGGCGCTGCCGGTCGGTACGCTGCTGGTCGAGATGATCTATGTGGTTGAAGCGCAAGCGCCAAAAAGCCTGCAGCTCACCCGCTTCCTGCCGCCAACGCCGGTGCGTTTGCTGATGGATCGTGCGGGTAATAATCTGGCGGGCAAAGTGGAGTTCGAAAGCTTTAACCGTCAGCTGAATGCGGTGAATCGCCATACCGGCAGCAAGCTGGTGAATGCAGTGCAGCAAGATGTGCATGAGATTCTGACCCAGGCGGAGAAAGCGATCGTGCCAGAAGCGCAGGCGATTATCGCAGCAGCGAAAGTGGAAGCCGAAGAGAAGCTCGGCGCTGAGCTGTCACGTCTCGAAGCGCTGCGCGCGGTTAACCCCAACATCCGTGATGATGAGGTTGAAGCGCTGGAAAGCAATCGCGAACAGGTATTGGAAAGCCTGGGCGATGCCGGCTGGCGTCTTGATGCGCTGCGCCTGATCGTTGTCACGCACCAATAA
- the thiP gene encoding thiamine/thiamine pyrophosphate ABC transporter permease ThiP, which translates to MSGWLIPGSAVALLLCAVALLAFGALVMVAPATDWRALLNDSYLHHVLLFSFEQALLSALLSVLPAILLARALYRRRFPGRNLLLRLCAMTLVLPVLVAVFGLLSVYGRSGWLAQLCAAIGFNYHFSPYGLQGILLAHVFFNLPLATRLLLQALESIPGEQRQVAAQLGLRGWNLFHLLEWPWLRRQILPTAALIFMLCFASFATVLALGGGPQATTLELAIYQALNFDYDPGRAALLALLQLGCCLLLVLLSQRFSKAIPTGSQSIRGWRDPQDSWQARISDTVLIGLALLLLLPPLAAVIVDGLRGGVAGALQQAALWQATFTSLRIAIGAGLLCVVLTMMLLWSSRELRQRQNVIAAQAMEMSGMLILAMPGIVLASGFFLLFNATVGLPQRADGLVIFTNALIAIPYAMKVLENPMRDISARYSQLCASLGISGFNRLRLIELRALKRPIAQALAFACVLSIGDFGVVALFGSADFRTLPFYLFQQIGAYRGADGAVTALLLLLLCLLLFTLMEKLPGRHADTE; encoded by the coding sequence ATGTCCGGTTGGTTAATTCCCGGTAGCGCTGTCGCGCTGTTGCTGTGCGCGGTGGCGCTGCTGGCGTTTGGCGCATTGGTGATGGTTGCGCCGGCCACCGACTGGCGCGCGCTGCTCAACGACAGTTATCTGCATCATGTGCTGCTGTTCTCGTTCGAGCAGGCGCTACTGTCGGCGTTGCTGTCGGTGCTGCCCGCAATCTTGCTGGCGCGCGCGCTCTATCGCCGCCGTTTTCCCGGTCGCAACCTGTTGCTGCGCTTATGCGCCATGACGCTGGTGCTGCCGGTGCTGGTGGCGGTATTTGGCTTGCTCAGCGTCTACGGTCGCAGCGGCTGGCTGGCGCAACTGTGCGCGGCCATTGGCTTTAACTACCATTTTTCGCCGTACGGCCTGCAGGGCATTCTGCTGGCGCACGTCTTCTTTAACCTGCCGCTGGCGACGCGCCTGCTGTTACAGGCGCTGGAGAGTATTCCCGGCGAGCAGCGGCAAGTCGCCGCCCAGCTCGGCCTGCGCGGCTGGAATCTGTTTCATTTACTGGAATGGCCGTGGCTGCGCCGTCAGATTCTGCCGACGGCGGCGCTGATCTTTATGCTCTGCTTCGCCAGCTTCGCCACGGTGCTGGCGCTGGGCGGCGGACCGCAGGCCACTACGCTGGAACTGGCGATCTATCAGGCGCTGAATTTCGACTACGATCCGGGCCGCGCGGCGCTGCTGGCGCTGTTACAGCTGGGTTGTTGCTTGCTGCTGGTGTTGCTGAGCCAGCGCTTCAGTAAAGCCATTCCCACCGGCAGCCAGAGCATTCGCGGCTGGCGCGATCCGCAGGATTCATGGCAGGCGCGCATCAGCGATACTGTATTGATTGGCCTGGCGCTGCTGCTGCTGTTACCGCCGCTGGCGGCGGTAATCGTCGATGGTTTGCGCGGCGGCGTCGCCGGTGCACTGCAACAAGCGGCGCTATGGCAAGCCACCTTTACCTCGCTGCGCATCGCTATCGGTGCTGGCCTGCTTTGCGTGGTGCTGACCATGATGCTGCTGTGGAGCAGCCGCGAACTGCGACAGCGCCAGAACGTGATAGCGGCGCAGGCGATGGAGATGAGCGGCATGCTGATTCTGGCGATGCCGGGCATTGTGCTGGCGAGCGGTTTCTTCCTGCTGTTCAACGCCACCGTAGGTCTGCCGCAGCGCGCCGATGGTTTGGTGATCTTCACTAACGCCCTGATCGCCATCCCTTACGCCATGAAAGTGCTGGAGAATCCGATGCGCGATATCAGCGCCCGTTACAGCCAGCTCTGCGCTTCACTCGGCATCTCCGGTTTCAACCGTTTGCGGCTGATTGAGCTGCGCGCGTTGAAACGTCCCATTGCTCAGGCGCTGGCGTTTGCCTGCGTGCTGTCGATTGGCGATTTCGGCGTCGTCGCACTGTTTGGTAGCGCCGATTTCCGCACGCTGCCCTTCTATCTGTTCCAGCAGATTGGCGCCTATCGCGGTGCGGACGGCGCCGTCACCGCATTGCTATTGCTGCTCCTCTGCTTGTTACTCTTTACTCTGATGGAAAAATTACCGGGTCGCCATGCTGACACTGAATAA
- the polB gene encoding DNA polymerase II codes for MTDPRAGFLLTRHWRDTPTGSEVVLWLATDSGPQRLVLPAQESVAFVPEEFRTQTEALIRDERHTRLQTLALKDFRRRPVFGLYCRSNRQLQNLEKRLRENGIPVYEADIRPPERYLMERFITAPVWFSGETRGDSVVNARLKPHPDYRPQLKWVSLDIETTQHGELYCIGLEGCGQRQVYMLGPPNGDASTLDFELIYVDSRPQLLEQLNAWFKRHEPDVIIGWNVVQFDLRVLQKHADRYGIPLRLGRHKQALEWREHGFKPGVFFAQATGRLIIDGIDALKSAFWDFPSFSLEAVSRQLLGEGKAIDNPWDRMEEINWRFANDKPALAKYNLKDCELVTRIFQHTAIMPFLLERATVNGLAVDRHGGSVAAFGHLYIPRMHRAGFVAPNLGEVAPEASPGGYVMDSRPGLYDSVLVLDYKSLYPSIIRTFLIDPVGLVEGLAHPDDADSVPGFRNARFSRQTHCLPAIVEQIWQGREAAKRDNNKPLSQALKIIMNAFYGVLGTSACRFFDPRLASSITLRGHAIMQQTRELIEAEGFDVIYGDTDSTFVWLKGARSEAEATAIGRHLAEQVNGWWQQHLQSTYGLDSALELEYETHFSRFLMPTIRGAEQGSKKRYAGMIRSDSGERLVFKGLESVRTDWTPLAQQFQQTLYGRIFRGEPWQDYIRETVAQLLAGELDDQLVYKKRLRRALKDYERNVPPHVRAARLADEHNRKLQRPLQYQNGGSIRYVMATAGPEPLEARNTPLDYDHYVTKQLQPVADGILPFVGDDFATLITGQLGLF; via the coding sequence GTGACCGATCCGCGCGCAGGTTTTCTGCTTACCCGACATTGGCGAGATACGCCGACCGGCAGCGAAGTGGTGCTATGGCTGGCAACCGACAGCGGCCCGCAGCGGCTGGTGCTGCCTGCTCAGGAATCCGTGGCGTTTGTTCCCGAGGAGTTTCGCACGCAAACCGAAGCGCTGATCCGCGATGAGCGACACACACGCCTGCAAACGCTGGCGCTGAAGGATTTCCGCCGCCGCCCGGTGTTTGGCCTCTATTGTCGCAGCAATCGCCAGCTGCAAAATCTGGAAAAGCGCCTGCGTGAAAACGGTATTCCGGTGTATGAAGCGGATATTCGTCCACCCGAACGCTATTTGATGGAGCGCTTTATCACCGCGCCGGTGTGGTTTAGCGGTGAAACGCGCGGCGACAGCGTGGTCAACGCGCGCCTGAAGCCGCATCCTGATTACCGTCCGCAGCTGAAATGGGTATCGCTGGATATCGAAACCACGCAGCATGGCGAACTCTACTGTATCGGGCTGGAAGGCTGCGGTCAGCGCCAGGTTTACATGCTTGGCCCGCCCAATGGCGATGCCAGCACGCTCGATTTTGAGCTGATTTATGTTGATAGCCGCCCGCAGCTGCTTGAGCAGCTCAACGCGTGGTTTAAGCGGCATGAACCGGATGTGATTATCGGCTGGAACGTGGTGCAGTTCGACTTGCGCGTATTGCAGAAACACGCCGATCGCTACGGCATTCCGCTGCGTTTAGGACGTCACAAGCAGGCGCTGGAGTGGCGCGAGCACGGCTTCAAACCCGGCGTATTCTTCGCACAGGCGACGGGCCGCTTGATTATTGATGGCATCGACGCGCTCAAATCCGCCTTCTGGGATTTCCCCTCTTTTAGCCTGGAAGCGGTGTCGCGCCAGCTGCTGGGCGAAGGCAAAGCCATCGACAATCCGTGGGATCGCATGGAGGAGATCAACTGGCGCTTTGCCAACGATAAGCCGGCGCTGGCGAAATATAACCTCAAGGATTGCGAGCTGGTGACGCGCATTTTCCAGCACACGGCCATCATGCCGTTCCTGCTGGAACGCGCCACGGTGAACGGTTTAGCGGTGGATCGTCACGGCGGTTCGGTGGCGGCCTTCGGCCATCTCTACATCCCGCGTATGCATCGCGCCGGTTTCGTGGCGCCGAATCTCGGCGAAGTGGCGCCGGAAGCCAGCCCCGGCGGCTACGTGATGGATTCCCGGCCCGGCCTGTACGATTCGGTGCTGGTGCTGGATTACAAAAGCCTCTATCCCTCAATCATTCGCACCTTCCTCATCGATCCCGTTGGGCTGGTGGAAGGGTTGGCGCATCCGGATGACGCCGATTCCGTGCCCGGCTTCCGCAACGCGCGCTTCTCCCGCCAAACGCACTGCTTACCGGCGATTGTGGAACAGATTTGGCAAGGCCGTGAAGCTGCCAAGCGCGACAACAATAAACCGCTGTCGCAGGCGCTGAAAATCATCATGAATGCTTTTTATGGCGTGCTTGGTACCAGCGCCTGCCGCTTCTTCGATCCGCGCCTCGCGTCATCCATTACTCTGCGCGGCCACGCTATCATGCAGCAAACACGCGAACTGATTGAAGCGGAAGGCTTTGATGTGATTTACGGCGATACCGATTCCACCTTCGTCTGGCTGAAAGGCGCGCGCAGTGAAGCGGAGGCGACGGCGATTGGTCGTCACCTGGCTGAACAGGTTAATGGCTGGTGGCAGCAGCATCTGCAATCGACTTATGGGCTGGATAGCGCGCTGGAGCTGGAGTATGAAACCCACTTCAGCCGTTTTCTGATGCCCACCATTCGCGGTGCCGAACAGGGCAGCAAAAAGCGTTATGCCGGCATGATTCGCAGCGATAGCGGCGAGCGGCTGGTATTTAAAGGCCTCGAATCGGTGCGCACCGACTGGACGCCGCTGGCGCAGCAGTTCCAGCAAACTCTCTATGGCCGCATTTTCCGTGGCGAGCCATGGCAGGATTACATTCGCGAAACGGTGGCGCAGCTGCTGGCCGGTGAACTCGACGATCAGCTGGTGTATAAAAAACGCCTGCGCCGTGCGCTGAAAGATTATGAACGCAATGTGCCGCCACACGTGCGCGCTGCGCGCCTCGCCGATGAGCACAACCGCAAGCTGCAGCGCCCGTTGCAGTATCAAAATGGCGGCTCAATTCGCTATGTGATGGCAACGGCCGGCCCAGAACCGCTTGAGGCGCGGAATACGCCCCTCGACTACGATCATTACGTCACCAAACAGCTGCAGCCAGTGGCTGACGGCATTTTACCCTTCGTCGGTGATGACTTTGCTACACTGATTACTGGGCAGCTGGGGCTTTTTTGA
- the thiQ gene encoding thiamine ABC transporter ATP-binding protein ThiQ, with protein MLTLNNLAYLYQHLPMRFSFAAQAGERLAILGPSGAGKSTLLSLIGGFLPINQGALVMNGIDHTHSVPSARPVSMLFQENNLFPHLTVQQNMALGLHPGLKLTREQQQQVVDIAEQTGLQAMLTRLPGELSGGQRQRVALARCLLRNQPILLLDEPFSALDPALRNEMLQLVRSVCESRNITLLMVSHSLEDAQQIAPRSLVIVDGRIYWDGSTESLVRGESEAAAILGVTSR; from the coding sequence ATGCTGACACTGAATAACCTCGCTTACCTTTATCAGCATCTGCCGATGCGCTTCAGTTTTGCGGCGCAGGCAGGTGAACGTCTGGCGATCCTCGGTCCGAGCGGCGCGGGGAAAAGCACTTTGCTGAGTCTGATTGGCGGCTTTTTGCCGATCAATCAAGGCGCGCTGGTGATGAACGGCATCGATCATACTCACAGCGTACCGTCGGCGCGTCCGGTTTCCATGCTGTTCCAGGAGAACAATCTTTTTCCGCATCTGACGGTGCAGCAGAACATGGCGCTGGGTTTACATCCGGGCCTGAAGCTGACGCGTGAACAGCAGCAGCAAGTCGTGGATATCGCCGAGCAAACTGGCCTGCAGGCAATGCTCACGCGTTTGCCTGGCGAGCTTTCCGGTGGCCAGCGTCAGCGCGTGGCACTGGCGCGTTGCCTGTTGCGCAATCAGCCAATTTTGCTGCTGGACGAACCCTTCTCAGCGCTGGATCCGGCGCTGCGCAACGAGATGCTGCAGCTGGTTCGTTCGGTATGCGAAAGCCGCAACATCACCTTGTTGATGGTGTCCCACAGTTTGGAAGATGCTCAGCAAATTGCGCCGCGCAGTTTGGTGATCGTCGATGGGCGCATCTATTGGGATGGCAGCACTGAAAGTTTGGTGCGTGGTGAAAGTGAGGCGGCCGCCATCCTTGGCGTGACGTCGCGTTAA
- the thiB gene encoding thiamine ABC transporter substrate binding subunit, producing the protein MLNKVLPVLLLVAAPAFAAKPVLTVYTYDSFSADWGPGPAVKKAFEAQCGCELKYVALEDGVSLLNRVRMEGKNSKADVVLGLDNNLVQAAEKTGLFAKSSVDTKPLTLPDGWHSDTFIPFDYGYFAFVYDKNKLKNPPKSLKELVESPEKWRVIYEDPRTSTPGLGLLLWMQKVYGDNAPDAWQKLAQKTVTVTKGWSEAYGLFLKGEGDLVLSYTTSPAYHIIEEKKENYAAAEFSEGHYLQVEVAAQLASSKQPRLAQQFMQFMVSPAFQQTIPTGNWMYPVIKSDLPAGYQALQVPAKALQYTPAEVADHRAAWISAWQSAVSR; encoded by the coding sequence GTGTTAAACAAAGTTCTGCCTGTGTTGCTGCTGGTTGCGGCACCGGCTTTCGCTGCCAAACCGGTTCTCACCGTTTACACCTACGATTCGTTTTCTGCCGATTGGGGCCCCGGTCCAGCGGTAAAAAAAGCCTTTGAAGCGCAGTGCGGCTGCGAACTGAAGTACGTAGCGCTGGAAGATGGCGTATCGCTGCTCAATCGTGTGCGCATGGAAGGCAAAAACAGCAAAGCCGATGTGGTGCTGGGGCTGGATAACAATCTGGTGCAGGCAGCGGAGAAAACCGGGCTGTTTGCCAAAAGCAGCGTTGATACCAAACCATTAACGTTGCCAGATGGCTGGCACAGCGACACCTTCATTCCGTTCGATTATGGCTATTTCGCCTTCGTCTACGATAAAAACAAACTGAAGAATCCGCCGAAGAGCCTGAAAGAACTGGTCGAAAGCCCGGAAAAATGGCGCGTGATTTATGAAGATCCGCGCACCAGCACGCCAGGTCTTGGCCTGCTGCTGTGGATGCAAAAAGTTTATGGCGACAACGCGCCTGACGCGTGGCAGAAGCTGGCACAAAAAACCGTTACCGTCACCAAAGGCTGGAGTGAAGCTTACGGCCTGTTCCTGAAGGGCGAAGGCGATCTGGTGTTGAGCTACACCACTTCTCCGGCTTATCACATTATCGAAGAGAAGAAAGAGAACTACGCTGCGGCCGAATTTAGCGAAGGCCACTATTTGCAGGTGGAAGTTGCCGCGCAGCTCGCCAGCAGCAAACAGCCCAGGCTGGCGCAGCAGTTCATGCAGTTTATGGTTTCTCCGGCTTTCCAGCAGACCATTCCCACTGGCAACTGGATGTATCCGGTGATCAAAAGCGATCTGCCAGCCGGTTATCAAGCTTTGCAGGTGCCCGCCAAGGCGTTGCAATACACGCCAGCCGAAGTGGCCGACCATCGCGCCGCGTGGATCAGCGCATGGCAAAGCGCCGTTAGCCGTTAA
- a CDS encoding DedA family protein, giving the protein MEAWIQHLFSQSLEYALIAVALVTFLESLAFVGLLLPGTVLMASLGALVGSGQIGLYPAWAAGFAGCLIGDWVSYGIGWKFQGPLHRWKYIQKYKGLLDKTEHALHQHSMLTILVGRFVGPTRPLIPLAAGMLELPVRKFLPPNLIGCILWPPAYLMPGILAGVAIDVPQAAQGGSFKWLLLLVALLLWIGGWLLWRWWRSGKTVDWATKYLPTARLRWLAPLMATMGLGAFIAIQFHPMMPIFRHLLWKVFFA; this is encoded by the coding sequence ATGGAAGCCTGGATTCAACACCTGTTTTCGCAATCGCTGGAGTACGCGCTGATCGCCGTTGCGCTGGTGACTTTCCTTGAGTCGCTGGCCTTCGTGGGATTGCTGTTGCCGGGCACGGTATTAATGGCCAGCCTTGGGGCGCTGGTCGGCAGTGGACAAATTGGGCTTTACCCGGCGTGGGCGGCAGGTTTTGCTGGCTGCCTGATCGGGGATTGGGTTTCGTATGGCATCGGCTGGAAGTTTCAGGGGCCGCTGCATCGTTGGAAATACATACAAAAATACAAAGGCTTGCTCGATAAAACTGAACATGCGCTGCATCAGCACAGCATGCTTACCATTTTGGTAGGGCGTTTTGTTGGGCCGACGCGTCCGCTGATTCCGCTGGCGGCCGGCATGCTGGAACTGCCGGTGCGCAAGTTCCTGCCGCCTAACCTGATTGGCTGCATTCTCTGGCCACCCGCTTATTTGATGCCGGGCATTCTGGCGGGCGTGGCGATTGACGTGCCGCAGGCCGCGCAGGGCGGCAGCTTTAAGTGGTTGCTGTTGCTGGTGGCGTTGCTGCTGTGGATCGGTGGCTGGTTGCTGTGGCGCTGGTGGCGCAGCGGCAAAACCGTCGATTGGGCAACGAAATATCTGCCGACTGCGCGCCTGCGCTGGCTGGCTCCGCTGATGGCGACAATGGGTCTGGGCGCGTTTATCGCTATCCAGTTCCATCCAATGATGCCGATCTTCCGCCACCTGCTGTGGAAAGTCTTCTTCGCTTAA